The following are from one region of the Equus przewalskii isolate Varuska chromosome 21, EquPr2, whole genome shotgun sequence genome:
- the PCK1 gene encoding phosphoenolpyruvate carboxykinase, cytosolic [GTP], protein MPPQHQKGLNFSAKVVQGTLDSLPQAAREFVESSAKLCQPDQIHICDGSEEENRQLLEHMEEQGVIKRLKKYDNCWLALTDPRDVARIESKTVIITQEQRDAVPIPKTGLSQLGRWMSEEDFEKAFNARFPGCMKGRTMYVIPFSMGPLGSPLSKIGIQLTDSPYVVASMRIMTRMGTPVLEALGDGEFVKCLHSVGCPLPLKKPLVNNWACNPELTLIAHLPDRREIISFGSGYGGNSLLGKKCFALRMASRLAKEEGWLAEHMLILGISNPEGQKKYFVAAFPSACGKTNLAMMNPSLPGWKIECVGDDIAWMKFDQQGNLRAINPENGFFGVAPGTSVKTNPNAMKTIQKNTIFTNVAETSDGGVYWEGIDQPLAPGISLTSWKNKEWTPEDGEPCAHPNSRFCAPASQCPIIDPAWESPEGVPIEGIIFGGRRPTGVPLVYEALSWQHGVFVGAAMRSEATAAAEHKGKVIMHDPFAMRPFFGYNFGKYLAHWLSMAQRPAAKLPKIFHVNWFRKDKEGKFLWPGFGENSRVLEWMFNRINGEAGAKLTPIGYVPEEDALNLKGLRDVNVKALFHISKEFWEEEAEDIQKYLEEQVNADLPYEIEREVLALKQRISQM, encoded by the exons ATGCCTCCCCAGCACCAAAAGGGCCTCAACTTTTCAGCCAAAGTTGTCCAGGGCACCCTGGACAGCCTGCCCCAGGCAGCGAGGGAGTTTGTGGAGAGCAGCGCCAAGTTGTGCCAGCCTGACCAGATCCACATCTGCGATGGCTCTGAGGAGGAGAACCGGCAGCTGCTGGAACACATGGAGGAGCAGGGGGTGATCAAGAGGCTGAAGAAGTATGACAACTG ctgGTTGGCTCTCACTGACCCCAGAGATGTGGCCAGAATTGAGAGCAAGACGGTCATTATCACCCAGGAGCAGAGAGACGCAGTGCCTATCCCCAAAACCGGCCTCAGCCAGCTGGGGCGCTGGATGTCCGAGGAGGACTTTGAGAAAGCGTTCAACGCCCGGTTCCCAGGGTGCATGAAAG GTCGCACCATGTATGTCATCCCATTCAGCATGGGGCCCCTCGGCTCCCCTCTCTCAAAGATCGGCATCCAGCTGACGGACTCGCCCTACGTGGTGGCCAGCATGCGCATCATGACGCGGATGGGCACGCCCGTGCTGGAGGCACTGGGCGATGGGGAGTTTGTCAAGTGTCTCCATTCCGTGGGGTGCCCTTTGCCTTTAAAAA AGCCTTTGGTTAACAACTGGGCCTGTAACCCAGAGCTGACCCTCATCGCCCACCTGCCTGACCGCAGAGAAATCATCTCCTTCGGGAGTGGCTACGGCGGGAACTCGCTCCTCGGAAAGAAATGCTTTGCTCTCAGGATGGCCAGCCGGCTGGCCAAGGAGGAGGGGTGGTTGGCAGAGCACATGCTG ATCCTGGGCATAAGCAACCCCGAGGGCCAGAAGAAGTACTTCGTGGCAGCCTTTCCCAGTGCCTGCGGGAAGACCAACCTGGCCATGATGAACCCCAGCCTCCCGGGGTGGAAAATAGAGTGTGTAGGTGACGACATCGCCTGGATGAAATTTGACCAACAAG GTAACTTAAGGGCTATCAACCCCGAAAATGGTTTTTTTGGTGTCGCTCCCGGAACCTCTGTGAAGACAAACCCCAACGCCATGAAGACCATCCAGAAGAACACCATATTCACCAACGTGGCCGAGACCAGCGACGGGGGCGTGTACTGGGAAGGCATCGACCAGCCGCTGGCCCCGGGCATCAGCCTCACCTCATGGAAGAACAAGGAGTGGACCCCCGAGGACG GGGAACCTTGTGCCCACCCCAACTCGAGGTTCTGCGCCCCTGCCAGCCAGTGCCCCATCATCGACCCTGCCTGGGAGTCTCCGGAAGGCGTCCCCATCGAGGGCATCATCTTTGGAGGCCGCCGACCTACTG GTGTCCCTCTGGTCTACGAAGCTCTCAGCTGGCAGCATGGAGTGTTCGTGGGGGCGGCCATGAGATCGGAGGCCACGGCAGCCGCCGAGCACAAAG GCAAAGTCATCATGCACGACCCCTTTGCCATGCGGCCCTTCTTTGGCTACAACTTCGGCAAATATCTGGCCCACTGGCTCAGCATGGCCCAGCGCCCAGCAGCCAAGCTGCCCAAGATCTTCCATGTCAACTGGTTCCGGAAGGACAAGGAAGGCAAATTCCTCTGGCCGGGCTTTGGAGAGAACTCCAGGGTGCTGGAGTGGATGTTCAACCGGATCAACGGGGAAGCCGGCGCCAAGCTCACGCCCATAGGCTACGTCCCTGAAGAGGACGCCCTGAACCTGAAAGGCCTGAGGGACGTCAACGTGAAGGCGCTCTTCCATATCTCCAAGGAGttctgggaggaggaggcggaggacaTCCAGAAGTACCTGGAGGAGCAAGTTAACGCCGACCTCCCCTACGAAATCGAGAGGGAGGTCCTCGCCCTGAAGCAAAGAATCAGCCAGATGTAA